Proteins co-encoded in one Triplophysa dalaica isolate WHDGS20190420 chromosome 16, ASM1584641v1, whole genome shotgun sequence genomic window:
- the bscl2l gene encoding BSCL2 lipid droplet biogenesis associated, seipin, like codes for MYPSTDEYSTDGSGVQDKGPQISGLVVQIMEVMPVVLARIRQKLLEMAIVICVILLVFWVALFLYGSFYYSFMPTANYITPVHFTYRTDCSTPHHAMCSFPVANVSLLKNGKHEVMTYSQPYQITLELEMPESPSNQQLGMFLVKMSLYSKTGQIIDVSARSAMLHYRSSLLKALDTLMFSPMLLSRVSEQKQSVMVELYSEFRDDSYKPTAGAVIEIHSQHIQIYRANLYIFAHFTGIRYLLYHFPLTSTLIGVMSNFAFLSLIIGLSYLQFCLGDRRSSGEEEIQEADFEFDMDQHDRKEREEFNDHSEPQHEGISKVITKSMLDSPITMGNKDTADSNSDEMEESIPDMGVDGSEHVEDEHICTLEEGEMILRQRNLSAMMFQTSQALTDTGDKNLNGIGACLSS; via the exons ATGTATCCGAGCACGGACGAGTACAGTACGGACGGTTCTGGTGTGCAGGACAAGGGACCTCAGATCAGTGGACTGGTGGTTCAGATCATGGAGGTGATGCCGGTCGTGCTTGCACGGATCAGACAGAAGCTTCTGGAGATGGCTATTGTGATCTGTGTTATTCTGCTGGTGTTCTGGGTGGCTTTATTTCTCTACGGCAGTTTCTATTACTCCTTCATGCCCACGGCCAATTACATCACACCCGTCCACTTCACCTACAG GACAGATTGTTCCACCCCTCACCATGCCATGTGCTCTTTTCCTGTTGCTAACGTCTCTCTTTTGAAGAATGGAAAACATGAG GTGATGACATACAGTCAGCCCTATCAGATCACACTGGAGCTCGAGATGCCCGAGTCTCCATCCAATCAGCAGCTGGGAATGTTCCTTGTCAAAATGTCTCTCTATTCAAAAACCGGTCAGATTATTGATGTATCTGCACGTTCT GCGATGCTCCATTATCGCTCGTCTCTGCTTAAGGCTCTGGACACCTTGATGTTTTCCCCGATGTTGTTAAGCAGAGTGTCCGAACAGAAGCAGTCAGTCATGGTGGAGCTGTACTCAGAGTTCAGAGATGattct tATAAACCCACTGCCGGCGCTGTTATTGAGATCCATTCCCAGCATATTCAAATCTACAGGGCAAATCTCTACATCTTCGCCCACTTCACAGGAATCag GTACCTGCTGTATCATTTCCCCCTGACGTCAACTCTGATCGGGGTGATGAGTAACTTCGCCTTCCTCAGTTTGATCATCGGACTCAGCTACCTACAGTTCTGTCTGGGTGATCGAAGGTCATCTGGGGAGGAGGAAATACAAGAG GCTGATTTTGAGTTTGACATGGATCAACATGACAGGAAAGAACGAGAGGAATTTAATGATCATTCAGAACCTCAGCATGAAGGAATAAGCAAAG TCATTACGAAATCTATGTTGGATTCCCCCATTACGATGGGAAATAAAGACACCGCGGATAGCAATTCGGACGAGATGGAAGAATCCATTCCAGACATGGGGGTGGATGGGAGCGAACATGTGGAGGATGAACACATCTGTACGTTGGAGGAAGGGGAAATGATTTTGAGACAAAGAAATTTGTCAGCCATGATGTTTCAAACATCTCAGGCATTAACAGACACTGGAGATAAAAACTTGAATGGTATCGGTGCCTGTTTGAGCTCTTGA
- the si:ch73-22a13.3 gene encoding inositol-trisphosphate 3-kinase B isoform X1 — translation MSISSLFMKGLDFPMQSMSTLSGKASDAGDGEIVRDAGEENIFDFSSSSIKNHHFKTASLRVRPKLASAQAVLSSKLEQPLGTQTSAHKEQEDVKPEYLERLETSTDEMTADKDIEKQVMAEEALVKEDSKNEETRKNLWKGRTELKEKLKDRMRERLGGCLENIDETSEREMTDSRRHRQRSWIAKQRHAHTAKDGELYMDRGTEREGEDQDRGMKEYVPHPVLSRVLLHSSASSSSSFNNSSAESDEVFSEGEDAAARRKTMSRCRSWRTFLTMMQWSKRTQSPWIQLAGHQGNVKLSEGGEVLKRFCEVEDICLQALMSDALYQFVPQYFGHISQDGDRYVRLEDLLSGLKYPVIMDCKMGVRTYQEDEIIKARTNVTLRSDMYHKMVKVDPAAPTEEEHAQGGVTKLRYMQWRDYSSTTTTLGFRVEGIVMGNGKVLRDFYKTCTKAQVTETLLSFTKRQVHILKAYLSRLQALNETLKQSAFFSKHEIIGSSLLFVHDSNNKANIWMIDFGKTIPTPENVHLMHDVPWVEGNREDGYLNGLISLISLVGEALRQAEEEKEPSLSDSH, via the exons ATGAGCATTTCAAGCCTCTTCATGAAAGGTTTGGATTTCCCAATGCAAAGCATGAGCACGTTGTCAGGAAAAGCGAGCGATGCAGGTGATGGGGAGATCGTGAGAGATGCCggagaagaaaacatttttgatttctcttcatcttcaatCAAAAATCATCATTTCAAAACAGCAAGCCTCAGAGTCAGACCTAAACTGGCCTCGGCTCAAGCCGTCCTGTCATCCAAACTAGAACAACCATTAGGAACACAGACGAGCGCACACAAGGAACAAGAGGATGTGAAACCGGAATATCTGGAACGACTAGAGACATCTACTGATGAAATGACCGCAGACAAAGACATTGAGAAGCAAGTGATGGCAGAGGAAGCTCTTGTTAAAGAAGATTCAAAGAATGAAGAAACAAGAAAGAACCTGTGGAAAGGCAGGACTGAACTTAAGGAAAAGCTGAAGGACCGGATGAGGGAGAGACTTGGCGGATGTCTGGAGAACATCGATGAGacaagcgagagagagatgacTGACAGCAGAAGGCACAGACAGAGGAGTTGGATTGCTAAACAAAGACATGCACATACAGCAAAGGATGGAGAACTTTACATGGACAGAGGAACGGAGAGAGAGGGTGAGGATCAAGACAGAGGAATGAAAGAATATGTTCCTCATCCTGTCCTCTCTCGGGTTCTCCTGCACTCCTCGGCTTCATCTTCTTCTTCCTTTAACAACTCATCAGCCGAGAGCGACGAGGTCTTCAGTGAAGGGGAAGATGCAGCGGCCAGGAGAAAGACCATGAGCAGG TGTCGATCATGGAGAACGTTTTTGACTATGATGCAGTGGTCCAAGCGTACACAGAGCCCATGGATCCAACTGGCTGGTCACCAAG GTAATGTCAAGCTGAGTGAGGGTGGAGAGGTGCTGAAGAGGTTTTGTGAGGTAGAGGACATCTGCCTGCAGGCCCTCATGTCAGATGCGCTCTATCAGTTCGTGCCTCAATATTTCGGGCACATCAGTCAGGATGGAGATCGGTACGTCCGTCTAGAAGATCTACTGAGTGGTCTTAAGTATCCTGTGATCATGGACTGCAAAATGGGTGTCAG AACTTACCAGGAAGATGAGATCATTAAAGCCAGAACTAACGTCACCTTGCGGAGTGATATGTATCACAAGATGGTGAAAGTGGATCCGGCGGCTCCCACTGAGGAGGAACACGCACAGGGAGGTGTAACGAAGCTGCGTTACATGCAGTGGAGAGATTACAGCAGCACTACCACAACACTCGGCTTTCGTGTAGAGGGCATTGTg ATGGGAAATGGTAAAGTATTACGAGATTTCTACAAGACATGCACAAAAGCCCAAGTGACCGAAACCCTCTTATCCTTCACCAAAAGGCAGGTTCACATTCTA AAAGCCTACTTATCCAGATTGCAAGCACTAAATGAAACGCTTAAGCAGTCAGCCTTTTTTAGCAAGCATGAG ATCATAGGAAGTTCTCTGCTCTTCGTCCATGACAGCAACAACAAAGCTAATATATGGATGATTGATTTCGGGAAGACCATCCCAACCCCAGAAAATGTCCACCTGATGCATGATGTTCCATGGGTGGAGGGAAACAGGGAGGACGGGTACCTCAACGGTCTAATCTCCCTCATCTCTCTGGTGGGTGAAGCCCTCAGACAAgcagaggaagagaaagagccATCACTTTCAGATTCCCATTGA
- the si:ch73-22a13.3 gene encoding inositol-trisphosphate 3-kinase B isoform X2 has protein sequence MSISSLFMKGLDFPMQSMSTLSGKASDAGDGEIVRDAGEENIFDFSSSSIKNHHFKTASLRVRPKLASAQAVLSSKLEQPLGTQTSAHKEQEDVKPEYLERLETSTDEMTADKDIEKQVMAEEALVKEDSKNEETRKNLWKGRTELKEKLKDRMRERLGGCLENIDETSEREMTDSRRHRQRSWIAKQRHAHTAKDGELYMDRGTEREGEDQDRGMKEYVPHPVLSRVLLHSSASSSSSFNNSSAESDEVFSEGEDAAARRKTMSRCRSWRTFLTMMQWSKRTQSPWIQLAGHQGNVKLSEGGEVLKRFCEVEDICLQALMSDALYQFVPQYFGHISQDGDRYVRLEDLLSGLKYPVIMDCKMGVRTYQEDEIIKARTNVTLRSDMYHKMVKVDPAAPTEEEHAQGGVTKLRYMQWRDYSSTTTTLGFRVEGIVMGNGKVLRDFYKTCTKAQVTETLLSFTKRQVHILKAYLSRLQALNETLKQSAFFSKHEQQQS, from the exons ATGAGCATTTCAAGCCTCTTCATGAAAGGTTTGGATTTCCCAATGCAAAGCATGAGCACGTTGTCAGGAAAAGCGAGCGATGCAGGTGATGGGGAGATCGTGAGAGATGCCggagaagaaaacatttttgatttctcttcatcttcaatCAAAAATCATCATTTCAAAACAGCAAGCCTCAGAGTCAGACCTAAACTGGCCTCGGCTCAAGCCGTCCTGTCATCCAAACTAGAACAACCATTAGGAACACAGACGAGCGCACACAAGGAACAAGAGGATGTGAAACCGGAATATCTGGAACGACTAGAGACATCTACTGATGAAATGACCGCAGACAAAGACATTGAGAAGCAAGTGATGGCAGAGGAAGCTCTTGTTAAAGAAGATTCAAAGAATGAAGAAACAAGAAAGAACCTGTGGAAAGGCAGGACTGAACTTAAGGAAAAGCTGAAGGACCGGATGAGGGAGAGACTTGGCGGATGTCTGGAGAACATCGATGAGacaagcgagagagagatgacTGACAGCAGAAGGCACAGACAGAGGAGTTGGATTGCTAAACAAAGACATGCACATACAGCAAAGGATGGAGAACTTTACATGGACAGAGGAACGGAGAGAGAGGGTGAGGATCAAGACAGAGGAATGAAAGAATATGTTCCTCATCCTGTCCTCTCTCGGGTTCTCCTGCACTCCTCGGCTTCATCTTCTTCTTCCTTTAACAACTCATCAGCCGAGAGCGACGAGGTCTTCAGTGAAGGGGAAGATGCAGCGGCCAGGAGAAAGACCATGAGCAGG TGTCGATCATGGAGAACGTTTTTGACTATGATGCAGTGGTCCAAGCGTACACAGAGCCCATGGATCCAACTGGCTGGTCACCAAG GTAATGTCAAGCTGAGTGAGGGTGGAGAGGTGCTGAAGAGGTTTTGTGAGGTAGAGGACATCTGCCTGCAGGCCCTCATGTCAGATGCGCTCTATCAGTTCGTGCCTCAATATTTCGGGCACATCAGTCAGGATGGAGATCGGTACGTCCGTCTAGAAGATCTACTGAGTGGTCTTAAGTATCCTGTGATCATGGACTGCAAAATGGGTGTCAG AACTTACCAGGAAGATGAGATCATTAAAGCCAGAACTAACGTCACCTTGCGGAGTGATATGTATCACAAGATGGTGAAAGTGGATCCGGCGGCTCCCACTGAGGAGGAACACGCACAGGGAGGTGTAACGAAGCTGCGTTACATGCAGTGGAGAGATTACAGCAGCACTACCACAACACTCGGCTTTCGTGTAGAGGGCATTGTg ATGGGAAATGGTAAAGTATTACGAGATTTCTACAAGACATGCACAAAAGCCCAAGTGACCGAAACCCTCTTATCCTTCACCAAAAGGCAGGTTCACATTCTA AAAGCCTACTTATCCAGATTGCAAGCACTAAATGAAACGCTTAAGCAGTCAGCCTTTTTTAGCAAGCATGAG CAACAACAAAGCTAA
- the nxf1a gene encoding nuclear RNA export factor 1, translated as MTCSRKYYPNLSVVTRVYPRHTEPNGTEVVRKVWRTDSNPTERDGHVDYKQFYSPEGRRSFRTVHNDALGFQHRAQPLRHFGPRGRFQDGIDGGSTYGKFGQGGWKGKGWTEGRRGGSSLGAGGAERGREKGGGGIAWFRMTIPHGKKYDKKWLITTLQDHSTVPFRPLLFSIDGHSVYFYLDDAAAASALRKLSRRITDSEGYKVVVIMTPCVKPPLHQNNLKQEDLERIKRCMSKRFNGSQCCLDLSSIGTDHDLVSHKIEVKLNQKSFMQAMLRIIEENVRELLCLNLSNNKLFRLTDLADLVKKTPRLRALNLSHNELKSEQELDNLKGLGLVELCLDRNPLCDNFEDQTTYIRAVRKRFPSLLKLDGHVLPPPICFGVDTGTAVPPCRGSFFVSDEIRGIIQPFLQQYFSVYDSGQRQQLLDAYHDGACFSLSLSLGTDVSRYLLREYLKDNRNMKQVNDSYTRFRLLKKSRLNVVAFINELPKTQHDIASFTIDVNTYTSTLLAFTVNGVFKEVDGRSNDLIRAFTRVFIAVPAPNSGLCVVNDALYLRTATSEEKNRALATLAPSGTVSALSAFQQQMLSAFSQSSQMNLEWSQKCLQDNAWDFHRAAQIFTELKEQGKIPEVAFIK; from the exons ATGACTTGCTCCCGTAAATATTACCCCAATCTGTCCGTGGTAACACGCGTTTACCCTCGTCATACAG AACCTAATGGCACTGAAGTGGTGAGAAAGGTGTGGAGAACTGACAGTAATCCGACag agcGTGATGGTCATGTCGACTACAAGCAGTTTTATAGCCCTGAAGGTCGGAGGTCCTTCAGGACTGTACACAATGATGCACTTGGTTTTCAGCATCGTGCTCAACCCTTGAGACACTTTGGACCCCGTGGCAGGTTTCAGGACGGCATTGATGGCGG GAGTACATATGGAAAGTTCGGCCAGGGTGGCTGGAAAGGAAAGGGGTGGACGGAAGGGCGACGAGGGGGAAGTAGTTTAGGAGCAGGAGGggcagagagaggaagagaaaaaggTGGAGGAGGAATAGCGTGGTTCAGAATGACA ATACCGCATGGGAAAAAGTATGACAAGAAGTGGCTGATAACAACACTTCAGGATCACAGTACTGTACCTTTCCGTCCATTGCTC TTCTCTATAGACGGTCACAGCGTTTATTTCTACCTGGATGATGCGGCCGCTGCCAGCGCCCTACGCAAACTATCACGCAGGATCACAGACAGTGAGGGGTACAAA GTGGTTGTTATCATGACCCCTTGTGTCAAACCTCCTCTCCACCAAAACAACCTGAAGCAAGAAGATCTGGAGCGTATAAAG agatGCATGTCTAAACGTTTCAATGGTTCCCAGTGTTGTCTTGACCTGAGCAGCATCGGCACTGACCATG ACTTGGTTTCACATAAAATTGAAGtgaaattaaaccaaaagaGCTTCATGCAGGCCATGTTACGAATCATCGAGGAAAATGTTCGTGAG TTGTTATGTCTGAATCTGAGCAACAACAAGCTGTTTAGGCTGACTGACCTCGCAGACCTGGTGAAGAAAACCCCCCGACTGAGGGCACTGAATCTGTCTCATAATGAG CTGAAGTCCGAACAGGAACTGGATAACCTCAAGGGTCTCGGGCTGGTTGAACTGTGTTTGGACAGGAACCCGCTGTGTGATAACTTTGAAGATCAGACCACATATATCAG AGCGGTTCGGAAGCGATTTCCCAGCCTTCTCAAACTG GACGGTCATGTCCTTCCGCCACCAATCTGTTTTGGTGTAGACACGGGCACTGCTGTTCCTCCCTGTAGG GGCAGCTTTTTTGTCTCAGATGAAATCAGGGGCATCATCCAGCCCTTTCTCCAACA GTATTTCAGCGTGTACGACTCAGGACAACGACAGCAGCTGCTGGATGCATATCATGATGGGGCCTGTTTCTCCCTCAGCCTGTCACTCGGCACAGATGTCTCCAG GTACTTATTGAGAGAATATCTTAAAGACAACCGCAATATGAAGCAGGTCAATGACTCCT ACACGCGCTTCCGTTTGCTAAAAAAGTCCCGGCTGAACGTGGTCGCCTTCATCAATGAACTGCCCAAGACCCAGCACGACATCGCTTCATTTACCATCGATGTCAATACATATACG AGCACATTATTGGCGTTCACTGTGAATGGAGTGTTCAAAGAGG TTGATGGGAGATCCAACGACCTCATCAGGGCGTTTACCAGAGTCTTCATCGCAGTTCCTGCTCCAAATTCTGG TCTGTGTGTGGTCAACGATGCACTCTACTTGAGGACGGCCACATCTGAGGAGAAAAACAGGGCATTAGCAACACTTGCCCCGAGTGGCACAGTGTCCGCCCTCTCGGCTTTCCAGCAGCAAATGCTCTCTGCCTTCTCCCAGAGCTCTCAAATGAATCTGGAATGGTCTCAAAA ATGTCTGCAGGATAATGCGTGGGATTTTCATCGAGCTGCCCAAATTTTTACAGAACTGAAG GAACAAGGGAAGATTCCAGAAGTTGCTTTCATAAAGTGA